The following proteins are co-located in the Rippkaea orientalis PCC 8801 genome:
- a CDS encoding DUF433 domain-containing protein, whose product MNYQDIITIEPGKRSGKPCIRGMRITVYDVLSYLASGMTYEEILEDFPYLTKEDILACLSYAADRERQTLIIHS is encoded by the coding sequence ATGAATTACCAAGATATCATCACCATAGAACCTGGAAAACGTAGCGGAAAACCCTGTATTAGAGGAATGAGAATTACTGTTTATGATGTTCTTTCCTATCTTGCTTCAGGAATGACTTATGAGGAAATTTTAGAAGACTTTCCCTATTTAACTAAAGAAGATATTTTAGCTTGTCTTAGCTATGCAGCAGATCGTGAACGTCAAACCCTGATTATTCATTCATGA
- a CDS encoding DUF5615 family PIN-like protein: MKLLFDHNLSPSLVNRLADLYPHSNHLYLMGLDQEPDKVIWETAKEQNYIIVTKDSDFNELLILQGFPPKIIWIRIGNCSTKVIESLLRDNYEEVLSFSQDNNIGIIALS; this comes from the coding sequence ATGAAACTTCTTTTTGATCATAATTTATCCCCTAGCTTAGTTAACAGATTAGCTGACTTATATCCTCACTCTAATCATTTATATTTAATGGGATTAGATCAAGAACCTGATAAGGTCATCTGGGAAACTGCTAAAGAACAGAATTATATTATTGTCACAAAAGATTCAGATTTCAATGAATTATTAATATTACAAGGATTTCCTCCTAAAATTATTTGGATTCGTATCGGCAATTGTTCCACCAAAGTTATAGAATCATTACTGAGAGATAATTATGAAGAGGTTCTCTCTTTTTCCCAAGATAATAATATAGGAATAATTGCTTTATCTTAA